In Rhodanobacter humi, the following are encoded in one genomic region:
- a CDS encoding alpha/beta hydrolase, whose protein sequence is MSLRKPRTAQTHAGGLSLRAKLSALGVLLLFASLGHATTTTVPLWPGTAPPDGARQQQLPLLTAYLPASNPTGTAVVICPGGGYANLAVDWEGTLVAQWFNRHHVAAFVLQYRHGAGHGYPQPIDDGRRAMRWVRDHADTYHLARNHIGIMGFSAGGHVASTVSTHFAPITAIGGDAIAKVSARPDFTILAYPVVTMKKDFTHLGSRENLLGQHPTQAMVELLSNETQVTDQTPPAFIYATDADTTVSPENSVDYYLALHRHHVPAELHVFREGGHGTGLGQADRLLSIWPALLARWMAGMGLMDFKYVQPPPAVSTQGRGS, encoded by the coding sequence ATGTCATTGCGCAAACCACGTACGGCCCAAACCCATGCCGGCGGCTTGTCGCTGCGGGCGAAACTGAGCGCGTTGGGCGTGCTGCTGTTGTTCGCGTCGCTGGGGCATGCGACCACCACCACCGTACCCTTGTGGCCGGGCACGGCGCCGCCTGATGGCGCGCGGCAACAGCAATTGCCGCTGCTCACGGCCTACCTTCCTGCCTCCAATCCCACCGGCACTGCCGTCGTGATCTGCCCGGGTGGCGGCTATGCAAACCTCGCGGTGGACTGGGAAGGTACCCTGGTCGCGCAATGGTTCAATCGACATCACGTGGCCGCCTTTGTGCTGCAGTACCGGCATGGTGCGGGTCATGGCTATCCGCAGCCCATCGACGACGGACGGCGCGCGATGCGCTGGGTACGTGACCACGCCGATACTTACCATCTGGCCAGGAACCACATCGGCATCATGGGCTTTTCGGCGGGCGGCCACGTGGCCTCGACCGTGTCGACGCATTTTGCGCCGATTACGGCGATTGGCGGCGATGCCATCGCGAAAGTCTCGGCACGACCGGACTTCACCATTCTCGCCTACCCGGTGGTGACGATGAAGAAGGATTTCACCCACCTGGGGTCACGCGAAAACCTGCTCGGCCAGCATCCGACGCAGGCGATGGTCGAACTGCTCTCCAACGAGACGCAGGTCACTGACCAGACCCCGCCGGCCTTCATCTACGCCACCGATGCGGACACTACCGTGTCACCGGAAAACAGCGTCGACTATTACCTGGCGTTGCATCGACATCATGTGCCGGCTGAACTGCATGTCTTTCGCGAAGGCGGCCATGGCACCGGCCTTGGTCAGGCCGATCGGTTGCTCAGCATCTGGCCCGCGCTGCTGGCGCGATGGATGGCCGGCATGGGGTTGATGGACTTCAAGTATGTCCAGCCCCCGCCGGCGGTCTCGACCCAGGGCCGGGGAAGCTGA